Proteins encoded in a region of the Marinobacter arenosus genome:
- a CDS encoding glycerophosphodiester phosphodiesterase translates to MIVYGHRGAKGEAPENTLPGFVHAYRHGIRHFELDLVLSKDGRPVLVHDLTVDRTTGRKGEVSSYTAAELADMDARRNTSSWPRKIGIPTLEDLLDQFDDLQHLQLEVKKDSRQRLNILCNRVTEIIQRRNLYETAAITSSDTWFLKEIRRRNKNIRIGLVAERKFPRPLNMATRLGCDYLCLNWKLCSKELVANAHRKGLHVSTWTVNRIHDMLQLEEMGVDSIITDYPTSTRMFFDNRAKALLSLPTAQADTLSGDEALSAG, encoded by the coding sequence ATGATTGTGTACGGACACAGAGGAGCCAAGGGAGAAGCTCCGGAAAACACCCTGCCCGGTTTTGTCCATGCTTACCGTCACGGAATTCGCCATTTTGAGCTGGATCTGGTGCTTTCCAAAGATGGCAGACCGGTGCTGGTGCATGATCTGACCGTGGACCGCACCACCGGCCGGAAAGGGGAAGTCAGCAGCTACACCGCCGCCGAGCTGGCGGACATGGACGCCCGGCGCAACACCAGCTCCTGGCCCAGGAAGATTGGCATTCCCACCCTGGAGGATCTGCTGGACCAGTTCGACGATCTGCAGCATCTCCAGCTCGAAGTAAAAAAGGACAGCCGGCAAAGACTGAACATCCTTTGCAACCGTGTCACCGAAATCATCCAGCGTCGGAACCTCTATGAGACCGCCGCCATCACCTCGTCAGACACCTGGTTCCTCAAGGAAATCCGGCGTCGAAACAAAAACATACGGATCGGACTGGTCGCTGAACGCAAATTCCCGCGACCACTGAACATGGCCACCCGGCTCGGCTGTGACTACCTGTGCCTGAACTGGAAGTTGTGCTCGAAGGAATTGGTGGCCAACGCCCACCGCAAGGGGTTGCATGTCTCAACCTGGACGGTCAACCGCATCCACGACATGCTTCAACTGGAGGAGATGGGCGTGGACAGCATCATCACCGACTACCCGACCAGCACCCGAATGTTCTTCGATAACCGCGCCAAGGCGCTGTTGTCCCTGCCCACAGCCCAGGCGGACACCCTGTCGGGCGACGAAGCGCTGTCCGCGGGCTGA
- a CDS encoding AEC family transporter, translating into MPVMVQALVPVFVLILLGHLFRRWDFPGGDFWPRAERFTYYVLFPAMLVFKLGQARLPASAYSDIALLICAMLLAMTLALWVVQWFWKWPGPVFSSVYQGAIRFNSYVGLAAGGMLLGDEGLSLTAIAVAIMVPLLNLMCILMFSLVASQDPVRFRPVMKAIITNPLIVGSVIGVVWSFFEIGFHPLLAGILSPLSDLALPMGLMTVGAGLQLKALRGASMPFLVSSILKLFAFPLMAAGLALMLGLDGLLVQVVILLATLPTATSAYILARQLGGDAPLMAGIISGQTLLAMASIPLMLGILW; encoded by the coding sequence ATGCCGGTGATGGTTCAGGCGCTTGTTCCGGTTTTTGTCCTGATTTTGCTCGGTCACCTGTTTCGACGCTGGGATTTTCCCGGTGGTGATTTCTGGCCGAGGGCAGAGCGCTTCACCTATTACGTTCTTTTTCCGGCCATGCTGGTGTTCAAGTTGGGCCAGGCTCGTCTGCCCGCTTCGGCATACTCCGACATTGCCCTGCTGATCTGCGCCATGCTGCTGGCGATGACGCTGGCACTGTGGGTCGTTCAGTGGTTCTGGAAATGGCCCGGTCCGGTTTTCTCTTCTGTCTACCAGGGCGCCATCCGTTTCAACTCCTACGTGGGTCTTGCCGCCGGCGGCATGTTGCTCGGGGATGAGGGGTTGTCGCTCACGGCGATCGCCGTAGCCATTATGGTGCCCTTGCTGAACCTGATGTGCATTCTGATGTTCTCGCTGGTGGCCAGCCAGGATCCGGTTCGTTTCCGACCGGTGATGAAGGCAATCATCACCAACCCACTGATTGTCGGGTCGGTGATCGGTGTGGTCTGGAGCTTTTTCGAGATCGGTTTCCATCCCCTGCTGGCCGGGATCCTGTCCCCACTCAGTGATCTGGCGCTGCCCATGGGGCTGATGACCGTCGGTGCGGGTCTTCAACTGAAGGCGCTCAGGGGGGCGTCCATGCCCTTCCTTGTGTCGTCCATTCTGAAACTGTTTGCGTTTCCCCTGATGGCGGCGGGGCTCGCCTTGATGCTGGGGCTGGACGGGCTGCTCGTTCAGGTGGTGATCCTGCTGGCAACGTTGCCTACGGCCACGTCGGCCTACATTCTGGCGAGGCAACTGGGCGGCGATGCCCCATTAATGGCAGGCATCATCAGCGGTCAGACCTTGCTCGCCATGGCGTCCATCCCTTTAATGCTCGGTATTCTCTGGTAG
- a CDS encoding 3-deoxy-7-phosphoheptulonate synthase — translation MLAILHPNTSLDSDAYRQTMDYLENLPGVSVRVHEVQGASQRLTEIYLLGDTKSLDKEEVEALPAVERAIRISDDYRILGRHRDDRRQSGFTYNGVEFSQSNLNVFAGLCAVDVPEHVEMMMQALEDNGEVCTRMGAYKPRTNPYSFQGHGKGCLPWVFEKAGKHGIKVIAMEITHESHIEEIDTCLEKLGRPTGVMLQVGTRNTQNFELLKAIGRQSTYPVLLKRGFGITLNESLNAAEYLASEGNANVIFCLRGMKTEAGQPHRNMVDFAHVPAVKRLTRMPVCVDPSHSVGSRERAPDGVLDVMHATAQGVIAGANMVLVDFHPKPEKALVDGPQALLMNELPAYLEDIRLCHDTWKKRQAIYQRLKGETTE, via the coding sequence ATGCTAGCCATTCTTCACCCCAACACCTCACTGGACAGCGACGCCTATCGCCAGACCATGGATTACCTGGAAAATCTGCCGGGGGTGTCGGTACGGGTTCATGAAGTTCAGGGCGCGAGCCAGCGCCTGACCGAGATCTACCTTCTTGGCGACACCAAGTCGCTGGACAAGGAAGAAGTGGAAGCCTTGCCTGCCGTCGAGCGCGCTATCCGGATTTCCGATGACTACCGGATCCTCGGACGCCATCGGGATGATCGACGCCAGAGCGGCTTTACCTACAACGGGGTTGAGTTCAGCCAGTCCAACCTGAACGTGTTCGCCGGCCTGTGCGCGGTGGATGTGCCCGAGCACGTGGAAATGATGATGCAGGCCCTGGAGGACAATGGCGAGGTGTGCACCCGGATGGGCGCCTACAAGCCGAGGACCAACCCTTATTCGTTCCAGGGACATGGCAAGGGTTGCCTGCCCTGGGTGTTCGAGAAAGCGGGCAAGCATGGCATCAAGGTGATTGCCATGGAGATCACCCACGAAAGCCACATTGAGGAGATCGATACCTGCCTGGAGAAACTCGGGCGCCCGACCGGCGTCATGTTGCAGGTTGGCACCCGTAACACCCAGAACTTCGAGCTGCTCAAGGCAATCGGCCGCCAGAGCACCTATCCCGTCCTCCTCAAACGCGGATTCGGAATCACCCTGAATGAATCCCTGAATGCGGCCGAATACCTGGCCAGCGAAGGCAACGCCAACGTTATCTTCTGCCTCCGGGGAATGAAAACCGAGGCCGGTCAACCTCACCGGAACATGGTCGACTTCGCTCATGTTCCGGCGGTAAAACGACTGACCCGAATGCCAGTTTGCGTTGATCCATCCCATTCCGTCGGAAGCCGGGAAAGGGCGCCGGACGGGGTTCTGGATGTTATGCACGCCACCGCGCAGGGAGTGATCGCCGGGGCCAACATGGTACTCGTGGACTTCCACCCCAAGCCGGAAAAAGCGCTGGTGGACGGACCTCAAGCCCTGCTAATGAATGAGCTTCCGGCCTACCTCGAAGATATTCGTCTCTGCCACGACACCTGGAAGAAACGACAAGCCATCTACCAACGCCTCAAAGGTGAAACCACAGAATGA
- the gltX gene encoding glutamate--tRNA ligase: protein MTVRTRIAPSPTGDPHVGTAYVALFNLCFARQHGGQFILRIEDTDQARSTAESERDILQALRWLGLNWDEGPDVGGPHGPYRQSERKDSYKQYAEDLVTAGHAFYCFRTPEELEAIREERKAQGLNPGIKGDLELPEEEVKRRLDAGEAHVIRMKVPDEGVCEIQDMLRGTIEIDWAQVDCQILLKSDGMPTYHLANVVDDHKMGITHVLRGEEWINSAPKHKLLYQYFGWDMPELCHLPLLRNPDKSKLSKRKNPTSINFYERMGFLPEAVTNYLGRMGWSMPDEREKFTLDEMIENFDIQRVSLGGPVFDVEKLRWLNGQWLRDELSDEQFMERMRQWWFNEDALQALVPHIKGRAEVFSDVAPMANFMFSGMLDLSPDDFAHNKLDEAQIKRVLQFTLWKLEAQRHWSKENIFADIKALAKAMELKMGDFMFSIFVAVAGTPNSWSVMDSMDLLGPDMTRSRLRHALEVLGGFSKKETKRVEKEYAALGA from the coding sequence ATGACAGTACGTACCCGAATTGCTCCATCACCCACCGGTGACCCTCACGTTGGTACCGCCTACGTGGCCCTGTTCAATCTCTGCTTTGCGCGTCAGCATGGCGGCCAGTTCATCCTGCGGATTGAAGACACTGACCAGGCCCGCAGTACGGCGGAATCCGAACGCGACATTCTTCAGGCACTGCGCTGGTTGGGGCTGAACTGGGATGAGGGTCCCGATGTCGGTGGTCCCCACGGTCCGTATCGTCAGTCTGAGCGCAAGGACTCTTACAAACAGTACGCTGAAGACCTGGTTACGGCAGGCCATGCCTTTTATTGTTTCCGCACGCCGGAAGAGCTGGAAGCGATTCGGGAAGAGCGCAAGGCTCAGGGGCTGAATCCGGGCATCAAAGGCGATCTGGAGTTGCCGGAAGAGGAGGTAAAGCGTCGCCTGGATGCCGGTGAAGCCCATGTGATCCGGATGAAGGTTCCAGACGAGGGCGTCTGTGAAATTCAGGACATGCTGCGCGGCACCATTGAAATCGACTGGGCGCAGGTGGACTGCCAGATCCTGCTGAAATCGGATGGCATGCCCACCTACCACCTCGCCAACGTGGTGGACGATCACAAGATGGGCATTACCCACGTGCTGCGTGGCGAAGAGTGGATCAACTCTGCGCCCAAGCACAAGCTGCTATACCAGTACTTTGGCTGGGATATGCCGGAACTCTGCCATCTGCCGCTGCTGCGTAACCCGGACAAGAGCAAGTTGTCGAAGCGCAAGAACCCAACCAGCATCAATTTCTACGAGCGCATGGGCTTCCTTCCGGAAGCGGTGACCAACTACCTTGGCCGCATGGGGTGGTCGATGCCGGACGAGCGTGAAAAATTCACGCTCGACGAGATGATCGAGAACTTTGATATTCAGCGCGTGTCCCTGGGTGGCCCCGTGTTCGATGTCGAGAAGCTGCGTTGGCTCAATGGCCAGTGGCTGCGCGATGAACTGTCCGATGAGCAGTTCATGGAGCGCATGCGCCAGTGGTGGTTCAACGAGGATGCGCTGCAGGCGCTGGTGCCCCATATCAAGGGCAGGGCGGAAGTGTTCTCAGATGTTGCGCCGATGGCCAACTTCATGTTCTCCGGCATGCTCGATTTGAGCCCGGACGATTTTGCCCACAACAAGCTGGACGAGGCGCAGATCAAGCGCGTCCTCCAGTTTACCCTGTGGAAGCTGGAAGCCCAGCGGCACTGGAGCAAGGAAAACATCTTCGCGGACATCAAAGCCCTGGCCAAAGCCATGGAGTTGAAAATGGGCGACTTCATGTTCTCCATCTTCGTTGCCGTCGCCGGCACGCCCAATTCCTGGTCGGTGATGGATTCCATGGACCTGCTGGGGCCGGACATGACCCGTTCCCGTTTGCGGCATGCCCTGGAAGTGCTGGGTGGTTTCTCCAAGAAAGAGACCAAGCGAGTGGAAAAAGAGTACGCCGCATTGGGTGCTTAG
- the dusA gene encoding tRNA dihydrouridine(20/20a) synthase DusA yields MPYSPGQSLPSTPYGSDTISRRFCVAPMMDWTTSHYRYLARLLSRNALLYTEMVTTGALIHGDTERFLRHDPAEYPLALQLGGSDPAELAHCAALAEQFGFDEVNLNVGCPSDRVQNNMIGACLMGHPDKVAEGVKAMIEATSLPVTVKHRIGIDGRESWEDLCEFIEKVAAAGCRTFIVHARIAILEGLSPKENRDIPPLKYDWVYRLKQTYPELEIIINGGIKTFDECHGHLAHTDGVMLGREAYHNPWLLAGVDAEFFGDASPARTRHDTLRAMIPFIQSELERGVFLTHMSRHLLGLFHGVPGGRQFRRYISENAHKPGAGIEVLQAALEKVREPETAVIAEA; encoded by the coding sequence ATGCCTTACAGCCCTGGACAATCTCTGCCCTCGACTCCGTACGGTTCCGACACGATTTCAAGACGCTTTTGCGTTGCCCCGATGATGGATTGGACCACGAGCCACTACCGTTACCTGGCCCGACTGCTGAGCCGCAACGCCCTGCTCTACACGGAAATGGTGACCACGGGTGCGCTGATTCATGGCGATACCGAACGGTTCCTGCGCCACGACCCGGCGGAGTACCCGCTGGCGCTGCAACTGGGGGGCAGTGACCCCGCCGAGTTGGCACATTGCGCCGCTCTGGCGGAGCAGTTTGGCTTTGACGAGGTCAATCTCAACGTGGGCTGCCCCAGCGACCGGGTCCAGAACAACATGATCGGCGCCTGCCTGATGGGGCATCCCGACAAGGTGGCTGAGGGCGTGAAAGCAATGATCGAGGCCACCAGCCTTCCGGTGACGGTCAAGCATCGCATCGGTATTGATGGCCGGGAATCCTGGGAAGACCTGTGCGAATTCATTGAAAAGGTTGCGGCAGCGGGTTGCCGGACCTTCATTGTTCATGCCCGGATCGCGATTCTGGAGGGACTGAGTCCGAAAGAGAACCGCGACATTCCACCGCTGAAGTACGACTGGGTGTACCGCCTCAAACAGACCTACCCGGAGCTCGAGATCATCATCAACGGTGGCATCAAGACCTTTGACGAGTGTCACGGGCACCTGGCCCACACCGACGGCGTGATGCTGGGCCGGGAGGCCTACCACAACCCCTGGCTGCTGGCAGGCGTGGACGCCGAGTTCTTTGGCGATGCCTCACCAGCGCGCACCCGCCATGACACCTTGAGGGCCATGATCCCCTTCATCCAGAGTGAACTTGAGCGCGGCGTGTTTCTCACCCACATGTCCCGACACCTGCTCGGCCTGTTCCACGGTGTCCCCGGGGGACGCCAGTTCCGTCGATACATCAGTGAGAACGCTCACAAACCGGGCGCCGGGATCGAGGTCCTGCAGGCGGCACTTGAGAAAGTCCGTGAGCCGGAAACCGCCGTCATTGCGGAAGCTTAA
- the tal gene encoding transaldolase: MTNKLEQLKTMTTVVADTGDLDAIAKWRPEDATTNPSLLLKAAASDGYRPMLDKAVAEARRHGGSDAEQLTMATDSLAVLAGREILNLIPGVVSTEVDARLSFDTAGTLERARRLVDLYDKHGVDTNRVLIKIASTWEGIRAAEQLEKEGIRCNLTLLFSFIQAAACAQAGAFLISPFVGRILDWHLATSGRDSFPAAEDPGVLSVSRIYNYYKANGYDTVVMGASFRNIGEIEMLAGCDRLTISPALLQALQDDTSELTRKLSANGATSPDRPGTVNERIFRWESNEDAMATEKLADGIRRFTADQIELEHRVRQLAKAA; this comes from the coding sequence ATGACGAATAAGCTTGAACAACTGAAAACCATGACCACCGTGGTTGCCGATACCGGTGACCTCGACGCCATCGCCAAATGGCGGCCGGAAGACGCCACGACCAACCCTTCCCTACTGCTGAAAGCGGCGGCCTCGGACGGCTATCGTCCCATGCTGGACAAGGCCGTCGCCGAAGCCCGACGTCACGGCGGCTCCGATGCCGAACAACTGACCATGGCCACCGACAGCCTGGCGGTGCTGGCAGGGCGGGAAATCCTGAACCTGATTCCCGGCGTGGTGTCCACCGAGGTCGACGCCCGACTTTCGTTTGATACCGCCGGCACACTGGAGCGGGCCCGCCGCCTCGTTGATCTCTACGACAAGCACGGTGTCGATACCAATCGCGTCCTGATCAAGATTGCCTCCACCTGGGAGGGCATTCGGGCGGCCGAGCAATTGGAGAAGGAAGGCATTCGCTGCAACCTGACCCTGCTCTTTTCCTTTATCCAAGCTGCTGCCTGCGCCCAGGCCGGCGCCTTCCTGATCTCGCCATTTGTTGGCCGGATTCTGGACTGGCACCTCGCCACGTCCGGGCGGGACAGCTTCCCCGCAGCCGAAGACCCGGGCGTCCTGTCGGTTTCAAGGATCTATAATTATTACAAGGCCAATGGCTACGATACCGTGGTCATGGGGGCGAGCTTCAGAAACATCGGCGAGATCGAAATGCTTGCCGGGTGTGACCGATTGACCATCAGCCCCGCGCTTTTGCAGGCGTTGCAGGACGACACCAGTGAGCTGACGCGCAAACTGTCTGCCAACGGTGCCACTTCACCCGACCGGCCCGGCACTGTTAACGAGCGGATTTTCCGCTGGGAATCCAACGAAGACGCCATGGCAACGGAAAAACTTGCCGACGGTATCCGGCGCTTTACCGCTGACCAGATTGAGCTGGAACACCGCGTTCGGCAACTGGCCAAAGCGGCCTGA
- a CDS encoding SDR family oxidoreductase, with protein MRKSIFITGAGAGIGRETARLFASKGWFIGAADRDEQALAALKSELEEGACSIHLMDVTDPTSVARSLADFARHTGGTLDVLHNNAGILRVGAFEDIDMASHKAVVEVNVIGLMNVLHVAFPYLKATSRPVVVNMSSASAAYGIPDFASYSASKHAVRALTEALDIEWEPHGIRVCDLMPPFVKTAMVHDNAGASRLFDSLGVNLRPEEVAREVWEQVRSPRLHRPISAQFKALWPVARSAPASVTRAVLKRLRQG; from the coding sequence ATGAGGAAATCCATCTTCATCACCGGCGCGGGCGCCGGAATCGGCCGGGAAACGGCCCGGCTGTTTGCATCCAAAGGCTGGTTCATCGGTGCCGCCGATCGGGATGAGCAGGCCCTGGCAGCGCTCAAGTCAGAACTGGAAGAAGGGGCCTGTTCCATTCACCTTATGGATGTGACGGACCCGACTTCGGTGGCCCGGTCGCTTGCGGATTTCGCCCGGCACACTGGTGGTACCCTTGATGTCCTGCACAACAACGCGGGAATCCTGCGGGTCGGGGCCTTCGAGGACATCGATATGGCCTCCCACAAGGCGGTGGTTGAGGTCAATGTCATCGGGCTCATGAACGTCCTGCACGTGGCCTTCCCTTATCTGAAGGCCACTTCCCGCCCGGTGGTGGTGAACATGAGTTCGGCATCGGCGGCCTATGGCATTCCCGACTTTGCCTCGTATTCGGCGAGCAAACACGCCGTCCGTGCCTTGACGGAGGCATTGGATATCGAGTGGGAGCCACATGGAATCCGGGTCTGTGACCTTATGCCGCCGTTCGTGAAAACCGCCATGGTCCATGACAATGCCGGTGCCTCGCGCCTTTTCGACAGCCTCGGCGTCAACCTCAGGCCGGAGGAGGTCGCCCGTGAGGTCTGGGAACAGGTACGTTCGCCCAGGTTGCATCGGCCCATCTCCGCCCAGTTCAAGGCACTCTGGCCCGTGGCCCGTTCAGCTCCGGCGTCAGTGACGCGGGCGGTCCTGAAGAGACTGCGCCAGGGCTGA
- a CDS encoding zinc ABC transporter substrate-binding protein, which produces MPRAYAKATSTLLAGLLFTAPALGTATEVVTSIKPLELLVRAIASDDVRSSTLVPAGSSPHTYSMRPSQRRALENADVIFWVGPDVESFLDRLLQGDEFRDRTVAFMTEDTHADEEEEGHDDHAGETHAHDHGDGEDPHVWLDPVLALGMAKEIHETLSGLEDADRATLDQNLARFETSLAETESLIREKLAPTHELSLFAYHSAFTRFAGHYGLSLEDVLTLNPELSPGARHVAEVQSKLRKANHPCLLTEPQFNRQWWTSITEGLDVTFSTWDPLATDIEVTADGYRAFQLSIAEAVLKCLPENTEH; this is translated from the coding sequence ATGCCCCGAGCTTACGCCAAAGCCACCAGCACCCTTCTCGCCGGACTGTTATTTACCGCGCCCGCTCTGGGTACCGCCACCGAAGTTGTTACCTCCATCAAGCCCCTGGAGCTGCTGGTTCGGGCCATCGCCAGTGACGATGTCAGATCCAGCACCCTCGTACCCGCGGGCTCCAGCCCGCACACGTACAGCATGCGGCCGTCCCAGCGGCGTGCGCTCGAAAACGCCGACGTGATTTTCTGGGTCGGACCGGACGTCGAAAGCTTTCTCGATCGCCTTCTTCAGGGCGACGAGTTCCGGGACCGAACCGTGGCCTTCATGACTGAAGACACACACGCCGACGAGGAAGAGGAAGGGCACGACGACCATGCCGGAGAAACCCATGCGCATGATCATGGTGACGGCGAGGACCCCCATGTCTGGCTGGATCCCGTTCTTGCGCTCGGCATGGCCAAAGAGATCCACGAGACCCTGTCCGGGTTGGAAGACGCTGACCGGGCGACACTGGACCAAAACCTCGCCCGATTCGAGACGAGCCTGGCGGAAACCGAATCCCTCATCCGCGAGAAACTGGCGCCCACCCATGAACTCAGCCTGTTTGCCTACCACAGCGCATTCACCCGGTTCGCCGGACACTACGGGCTTTCACTGGAGGATGTCCTGACCCTCAATCCGGAGTTGTCACCCGGTGCCCGACACGTTGCCGAGGTTCAGTCCAAATTGCGCAAGGCCAACCACCCGTGCCTATTGACCGAACCGCAGTTCAACCGCCAGTGGTGGACCTCCATCACCGAGGGTCTGGACGTAACCTTCAGCACCTGGGATCCCCTGGCCACGGACATCGAAGTCACCGCAGACGGGTACCGGGCTTTCCAACTCAGCATTGCCGAGGCCGTATTGAAGTGCCTACCAGAGAATACCGAGCATTAA
- a CDS encoding tellurite resistance TerB family protein — protein sequence MIEHLKKLFAAPETAASEPDPHQLAVAATALMVQLSRIDRDEDEREMQTIVDCAVKAHQVTREEAETILADALSHADDATSMYEFTGQINEHLDQASKQALLESIWRVAFADGRIDKYEEHLIRRMADLLHLNHREYMQARHRAESAG from the coding sequence ATGATAGAGCATCTGAAAAAGCTGTTCGCCGCCCCGGAAACGGCGGCATCGGAACCTGACCCACATCAGCTCGCGGTTGCCGCCACGGCACTGATGGTACAGCTTTCCCGGATCGACCGGGATGAAGACGAGCGGGAAATGCAGACCATCGTGGACTGCGCAGTAAAGGCGCACCAGGTCACCCGGGAAGAGGCGGAAACGATTCTCGCCGATGCCCTCAGCCATGCCGACGACGCGACCTCCATGTACGAGTTCACCGGCCAGATCAATGAGCACCTGGACCAGGCGTCCAAGCAAGCGCTGCTGGAAAGCATCTGGCGGGTGGCGTTTGCCGACGGCCGCATCGACAAGTACGAGGAACACCTGATTCGCCGAATGGCGGACTTGCTGCATCTTAATCATCGGGAGTACATGCAAGCGCGGCACCGGGCGGAGAGCGCCGGTTAA